In Mycobacterium branderi, the DNA window GCCGGCGGGCCGGCCGTGCAGCGGGAATCCAACGAGAAGGCGCCGATCGGCCTGGGCGAAGCCGTCGAGACCACCGCCGGCGACATGCCGGCACGCTTTGTAATCCATGCGGCCACAATGGAACTCGGTGGACCGACGTCGGCGCAGATCATCGGCAAAGCAACCCGGTCCACGTTGAATAAGGCCGACGAACTCGGTTGCCGATCGCTGGCTCTGGTCGCATTCGGGACCGGGGTCGGCGGCTTCCCGCTCGACGAAGCGGCCCGGCTGATGGTTGACGCCGTTCGGCAGCACAAACCCAGTTCACTGCAGCGGGTGGTGTTCGCGGTCCACGGCGACGACGCCGCGCGGGCTTTCCAAACCGCGGCTCAGGACAGGTAGCGCTCCACCGATTCCGTCTTGTGGGTCATCGCGTCGGTGACGCCGGAGCGCCAGTCGACCTTGATCACGACACTGACCCGGGGTGTGCGGGCCTTCACGGCTTCGACGGCGCGCTGCACGACCGCCATCACCTGGTCCCAGGACTCGCCCTCGATCACGGTGAACATCGCGTCGGTCTTGTTCGGCAAGCCGGAGGCGCGCACCACCCGCACTGCCTCGGCGACCAGCTCGCCGACAGCCTCGCCGGCACCCAACGGGGTGACCGAGAACGCGACCAATACCGACACCCCACAAGCCTAATGGCGGCATGGCACCATCGCGTTCATGCGAGTGCTGGTGCAACGGGTTTCGTCGGCATCGGTGTCGGTCGACGGCGAAATCGTCGGCGCCATCGCCCCGGAAAGCCAGGGGCTTCTCGCGTTCGTCGGTGTCACACATGACGACGACGCCGGCAAGGCACGCCGGCTCGCCGAAAAGCTCTGGCAGCTGCGCATCCTCGAGGACGAAAAATCCGCCGCCGACACCAACGCGCCGATCCTGGTGGTCAGCCAGTTCACCCTGTACGCCGACACCGTCAAGGGACGGCGACCGTCGTGGAACGCCGCGGCCCCCGGCGCGGTGGCAGAACCACTCGTGGAGACGTTCGTTAATGACCTTCGGCAGTTGGGTGCGCAGGTCGAAGCCGGCGTTTTCGGTGCACACATGCAAGTCGAACTGGTCAACGACGGCCCGGTGACCCTCCTGCTCGAACTGTGACTTCTGGGTCCGCCGACTGCGTGATTGGGGCACTGCCGGGGCGGGTATATCGGTATCCGCCGGGACGATGGAGCGGCTGAGATGACGAATGCGCTGGAGCGGGGCGGGCTCGCCCACCCCGCTCTCTTCTATCGCACGCAGCAGGAGTACCTCGATTTCCTGCTGCCGTTCATCTCCGACGCGGTAGACGCAGGCAGTCCGGTGCTGGTCGCGGTGCCCGGACCGAACCTGGCCGCGCTCCGTGACGGGTTGGGCGACTCGGCAGCTCACGTGGTGATGACCGACATGACCGAAGCAGG includes these proteins:
- a CDS encoding MTH1187 family thiamine-binding protein, translated to MSVLVAFSVTPLGAGEAVGELVAEAVRVVRASGLPNKTDAMFTVIEGESWDQVMAVVQRAVEAVKARTPRVSVVIKVDWRSGVTDAMTHKTESVERYLS
- a CDS encoding macro domain-containing protein encodes the protein MIEIEVLQADVTKLEVDAIANAANTELKHGGGVAKAISRAGGPAVQRESNEKAPIGLGEAVETTAGDMPARFVIHAATMELGGPTSAQIIGKATRSTLNKADELGCRSLALVAFGTGVGGFPLDEAARLMVDAVRQHKPSSLQRVVFAVHGDDAARAFQTAAQDR
- the dtd gene encoding D-aminoacyl-tRNA deacylase; this translates as MRVLVQRVSSASVSVDGEIVGAIAPESQGLLAFVGVTHDDDAGKARRLAEKLWQLRILEDEKSAADTNAPILVVSQFTLYADTVKGRRPSWNAAAPGAVAEPLVETFVNDLRQLGAQVEAGVFGAHMQVELVNDGPVTLLLEL